The proteins below come from a single Clostridiaceae bacterium genomic window:
- a CDS encoding ECF transporter S component codes for MNNRKTNIVVLVGVLSALAFVLYFLEFPLAFLFPAFLKIDFSDVPAILGGIAAGPLVGTAIELIKNILHFLLISKEPMASGEIANFFAGTSFLIPVAIMIRSREKFSKWPYFILPYVVATLISTTIINIINYFVTLPLYGLESEARLPMIISSLIPFNILKGILVSAVTILLYSKLKGFISKYVR; via the coding sequence ATGAATAATAGGAAAACAAATATTGTTGTATTGGTTGGAGTGCTTTCAGCACTGGCTTTTGTATTGTACTTTCTAGAGTTCCCTTTGGCGTTTCTTTTTCCGGCTTTTTTAAAAATTGATTTCAGCGATGTGCCTGCAATACTTGGAGGCATTGCTGCAGGTCCTTTGGTAGGTACTGCCATTGAATTAATTAAAAACATACTCCATTTTTTGCTGATAAGTAAGGAACCCATGGCTTCAGGAGAAATTGCAAATTTCTTTGCCGGAACAAGCTTTCTTATTCCGGTTGCTATTATGATTAGATCCAGGGAGAAATTTTCCAAATGGCCCTATTTTATATTGCCGTATGTTGTGGCTACTTTAATAAGTACAACCATAATCAATATAATTAATTATTTTGTTACATTACCACTATACGGGTTGGAAAGTGAAGCAAGACTGCCTATGATAATAAGTTCTCTGATTCCGTTTAATATTTTAAAAGGTATACTTGTTTCAGCGGTAACAATACTATTATATAGCAAACTTAAAGGTTTTATAAGTAAATACGTCAGATAG